The following proteins are co-located in the Methylocystis sp. IM3 genome:
- the nuoC gene encoding NADH-quinone oxidoreductase subunit C/D — translation MRDDLAIPSVVHELEERFGANVLTPQETHDGIPTLWVAKDAAHPILAYLKTNIGRPYRTLFDLTAIDERHRRRREDQPRSNFTVVYQLLSYERNSDVRIKVALTGEPPSLPSVTDLWPAANWYECEAWDMFGIGFQDHPHLRRILMPPTWDGHPLRKDHPARATESGLFELSSKKEDFEQESLRFKPEDWGLQRRRDTDEFMFLNLGPNHPSVHGVFRIVLQLDGEEIVNAVPDIGYHHRGAEKMGERQSWHTYIPYTDRVDYLSGVMNNFPYVLAVEKLAGISVPDRAKVIRIMLAELFRVINHLVFYGTMAQDVGALSPVFYMFTDRERAFGVIEAICGFRMHPAWFRIGGVAQDLPQGWDHLVSEFVAYMSARLNEYDKLVMQNRIFKLRTRGVGSYSLDEAIDWGATGPGLRACGFEWDYRKKRPYSGYEQFDFEIPTGVHGDCYDRTAVRVEEIRQSLRIIAQCLKNMPAGSYKALHPVTTPPLKERTIHDIETLIAHFLNVSWGPVIPPGEASVCIEASKGLNSYYLISDGGTMSYRTRIRTPSFPHLQMIPLMCRNAMVPDLIAALGSIDFVMADVDR, via the coding sequence ATGCGTGATGACCTTGCCATTCCCAGCGTTGTTCATGAACTTGAGGAACGATTCGGCGCTAACGTCCTCACGCCGCAGGAGACACATGACGGAATCCCGACCCTTTGGGTCGCCAAGGATGCCGCACATCCTATTTTGGCCTACCTGAAAACGAACATCGGCCGACCTTATCGTACCCTTTTCGATCTGACCGCCATCGACGAACGCCATCGACGCCGCCGCGAGGACCAACCGCGGAGTAACTTCACCGTCGTCTATCAATTGCTCTCCTATGAGCGAAACTCGGACGTCCGCATCAAGGTCGCGCTTACAGGCGAACCACCTTCGCTACCCAGCGTGACAGATCTCTGGCCAGCTGCAAATTGGTATGAGTGCGAAGCATGGGACATGTTCGGGATCGGCTTCCAAGATCATCCGCATCTGCGACGCATCCTCATGCCGCCAACTTGGGATGGCCATCCTTTACGCAAGGATCATCCCGCCCGCGCGACTGAATCCGGCTTATTTGAGCTGTCCTCGAAGAAAGAAGATTTCGAGCAAGAATCCCTGCGCTTCAAACCCGAAGATTGGGGACTGCAACGTCGACGCGACACGGATGAGTTCATGTTCTTGAATTTGGGCCCGAACCACCCGAGCGTTCATGGCGTATTTCGCATTGTTCTCCAACTCGATGGCGAGGAGATCGTCAATGCCGTTCCTGACATCGGCTATCACCATCGCGGCGCTGAGAAGATGGGCGAAAGACAATCATGGCACACGTATATCCCTTACACAGACCGCGTGGACTATCTGAGTGGTGTAATGAACAATTTTCCTTACGTGCTCGCTGTTGAAAAACTTGCCGGAATCAGTGTGCCAGATCGGGCGAAGGTGATCCGGATTATGCTTGCGGAATTGTTTCGCGTCATAAATCATCTGGTGTTCTACGGCACGATGGCCCAGGACGTCGGCGCACTCTCGCCGGTTTTTTATATGTTCACAGACCGTGAGCGTGCGTTCGGGGTCATAGAGGCCATCTGCGGCTTTCGTATGCATCCAGCCTGGTTCCGAATTGGCGGCGTGGCTCAGGATCTGCCTCAGGGATGGGACCATCTAGTCAGCGAGTTTGTCGCTTATATGTCGGCGCGGCTAAATGAATACGACAAGCTGGTGATGCAAAACCGAATCTTCAAGCTTCGAACGCGTGGAGTCGGCTCTTACTCCCTCGATGAAGCCATAGACTGGGGCGCCACTGGACCTGGTCTAAGAGCATGCGGATTCGAGTGGGATTATCGCAAAAAGCGACCTTATTCGGGCTATGAGCAATTCGACTTCGAAATACCAACCGGAGTTCATGGCGATTGTTACGACCGTACGGCGGTACGGGTTGAAGAAATTCGGCAGAGCCTGCGCATAATCGCACAGTGTCTCAAGAATATGCCCGCGGGTTCCTATAAGGCGCTGCACCCCGTCACAACGCCCCCGCTTAAGGAGCGCACAATACACGATATCGAGACGCTGATCGCCCATTTTCTCAACGTGAGTTGGGGGCCGGTGATACCTCCCGGCGAGGCGAGCGTTTGTATCGAAGCCTCGAAGGGCTTGAACAGTTATTACTTAATTAGCGACGGCGGCACGATGTCCTACCGAACGCGTATCCGCACGCCGTCGTTCCCTCATCTGCAGATGATTCCGTTGATGTGTCGCAACGCGATGGTGCCCGATCTAATTGCTGCTCTCGGCAGCATCGACTTTGTGATGGCGGATGTCGACCGTTGA
- the nuoE gene encoding NADH-quinone oxidoreductase subunit NuoE, which yields MLSFDENKTISKLADRYEKKRGACVEALKMVQRWRGWISDEDLNDVARCLDMSADELDGVATFYNLIFRHPVGWHTILICDSVSCWIMGCSALRDHLEKELHLKLGETTADGRFTLLPTACLGACDHAPVIMIDGDLHGDLSPGKLSEALASYR from the coding sequence ATGTTGTCCTTCGACGAAAACAAAACAATTTCCAAACTGGCCGACCGCTACGAGAAGAAGCGCGGCGCTTGCGTCGAGGCGCTGAAGATGGTTCAGCGCTGGCGCGGTTGGATCTCCGATGAGGACCTTAACGACGTCGCGCGTTGCCTGGATATGTCGGCGGACGAGCTCGACGGTGTCGCGACCTTCTACAATCTCATATTCCGCCACCCAGTTGGATGGCATACCATCCTGATCTGCGATAGCGTCTCTTGCTGGATCATGGGGTGCAGTGCGCTGCGCGATCATTTAGAGAAAGAGCTTCATTTGAAGCTTGGGGAAACCACAGCCGATGGGCGCTTCACCCTGCTGCCCACGGCTTGCCTCGGAGCTTGCGACCATGCGCCAGTGATCATGATCGACGGCGATCTGCACGGCGACCTTTCTCCTGGTAAGCTGAGCGAAGCTCTCGCTTCATACCGGTGA
- the nuoF gene encoding NADH-quinone oxidoreductase subunit NuoF: MERPLTKNIRPGEEPLSLEAYVRMGGYEAVRKALREMTPDDVVKMVTESNLRGRGGAGFPTGRKWSLAPKDDRRPRYFVVNADEMEPGAFKDRMLLEGNPHQLIEGIVVSAFATHANVAFIFLRAEYTLAARRLERAIAEAYAKGYLGRSIVESDFDLALHLHTGAGRYICGEETALLTALEGNRAIPRAKPPYPQTSGLWGKPTIINNVETVVNVPHIINRGAEWFRGLSRGSDGGTKIYGLSGHVKHPGSWELPMGTTIREILEEHGGGMREGYSFRALLPGGASTEFLLEEHLDVAMDFQSVEEVGSRLGTGTIIVLDGQTCPVGMLHNLEHFFARESCGWCTPCRDGLPWTERILAAFEEGEGEPGDLEILAMHTQFLGPGKTFCALAPGAMEPLKSGLRYFRKDFERHITEKRCPWR, from the coding sequence ATGGAGCGACCCCTCACCAAAAACATCCGTCCGGGTGAAGAGCCGTTATCGCTCGAAGCTTATGTGCGCATGGGAGGCTATGAAGCGGTGCGGAAGGCGCTTCGCGAGATGACGCCAGACGATGTGGTAAAGATGGTCACAGAATCTAACTTAAGAGGTCGCGGGGGCGCGGGATTCCCGACGGGCAGGAAATGGAGCTTAGCGCCCAAGGATGACCGACGCCCGAGGTATTTCGTTGTCAACGCCGACGAAATGGAGCCCGGCGCATTCAAAGACCGGATGCTGCTTGAAGGCAATCCCCATCAGTTGATTGAAGGGATTGTGGTGAGCGCTTTCGCCACGCATGCAAATGTCGCGTTCATTTTCCTTCGAGCCGAATATACGCTCGCCGCCCGTCGCCTCGAGCGCGCGATCGCCGAGGCCTACGCCAAGGGTTATCTTGGCAGGAGCATCGTCGAGTCGGACTTCGACCTCGCGCTCCATCTTCACACAGGCGCCGGCCGGTATATCTGCGGCGAGGAAACCGCCCTCCTTACAGCGCTCGAAGGCAACCGCGCTATTCCCCGGGCGAAGCCGCCTTACCCGCAAACCAGCGGGCTCTGGGGCAAGCCCACCATCATCAACAATGTCGAGACCGTTGTTAACGTGCCCCACATTATCAATCGAGGCGCCGAGTGGTTCCGGGGTCTCAGCCGCGGCTCGGACGGGGGCACAAAAATTTATGGGCTAAGCGGCCACGTGAAGCATCCCGGCTCATGGGAGCTCCCGATGGGAACGACGATTCGGGAAATCCTCGAGGAGCATGGCGGGGGAATGCGCGAAGGCTATAGCTTTCGCGCGCTATTGCCGGGCGGCGCCTCGACCGAATTTCTCCTGGAGGAGCATCTCGACGTAGCCATGGACTTCCAATCCGTAGAAGAGGTCGGAAGCCGCCTGGGAACCGGCACGATAATTGTTCTCGACGGACAAACCTGCCCCGTCGGGATGCTGCATAATCTTGAGCATTTTTTCGCGAGAGAGTCTTGTGGGTGGTGCACGCCATGTCGCGACGGCTTGCCGTGGACGGAACGGATTCTGGCCGCCTTCGAGGAAGGGGAAGGAGAGCCGGGCGATCTCGAGATCTTGGCCATGCACACGCAATTCCTCGGCCCCGGCAAAACATTCTGCGCGCTCGCCCCTGGCGCGATGGAGCCGCTCAAGAGCGGACTCCGGTATTTTCGGAAGGATTTCGAGCGCCATATCACAGAGAAGCGATGCCCCTGGAGGTAG